A window of Gossypium hirsutum isolate 1008001.06 chromosome D13, Gossypium_hirsutum_v2.1, whole genome shotgun sequence genomic DNA:
GGAGCCTTCAAATGATATCTAACAAGGTCAAATAAATCAagttttgttatttaaaattttctattggaAAAAAACAACTTATCAGGTATAAGGAACCTTGCATGATAGTATTTTAGAAAAAGGCAGTTCAAAAGGGGGAGGAAGAGCAATTCATTTAATACTCTTGTGTTAGACCACCACTTACGATACCTGTCTAAATCAATATAAACTTGAATGACAAATAATAAATACCTGCATACACAATCCTCAGAGCATGTGGAACTGCAACTTGTACATCCAATATCGTCAACAACATCATCACGCTTCTTCTTCACTAGGTAAACATCTATCTCCAATTAAGGCAGGTCAAACAAAATGTAAACAACAATTATAATGAAACAAAATTTTCATTTGCCAAATTGGAAATGTCATTCAAAACCTCAAAAGATAAGATACATTTTAACATCAGGCAGTGTCATGTCTTGCTGAATTCCTATTCGGCAAGTTAAAAACTTTTTGTTTTCTCATTCAGTTTTAAGATGTCCCTAGTTATTTACATGCAAACATATTTGAAGGAAAATAGTGCAGATTTGCATGTCTAAGTTTGTTATAtctaaaaatttaagaaaattaaataatattggaAAATTGAAGAACTTAAACTGCAAAagttatatatacatttaaataattatgaaatcAGTTTAATAAAGATGATTGCACAAAGTATACTAGAATACCAAAAATATTACACTAGAAATCTTGACTATCTCTCCACTTGTTGGAATACTCAGCACAgcagaaattattatttttctaataaaataCTGTTGTCAGAAAGGTTTCTTTCTCTAATTCTATTATTTTGGGTGTAATGATAATCAAGCATACATCATCATCAATGCATAAATAAACAAAGGAGTGGCACCTTTCAACAACTAAATATCGCAGACTTTGACAGATTTCTGGCAACTAAAGTTCATTATACAACTTGCAAAATCTTAAATCTTTGGTCATTTAATTCATTCTATATTTGTGGTTTCAACTGAATGCGAATTATTCTCCAGAACAAGCAATATGAAGGTAAATTTATGCAcacaaaatcaaattcaaacatatTCATACTAATAAGCAATTTCTCAAAACATTTCCATCTATAAGCTAGTATTAGAATAAGAGAGCCAACTATACAAGCGTGCCATGCAATCATTTAACATATAGACTTGAAATTTGGTTAGATATAGTAATGATAAGCTTAGGATACTGCGTTTGATGTGGACATAAGGAGGTGGCACCAATTTATTCTCTATTAAATCTCTCCATGTCAAGTCAAGCTTGAACTCCTCATCCATGTAAGGTAAAGGCAACTGACAGAAAATTTCCTGAAATATAAGACAGGAAAAAGTTAGCTACTTAAATCAGGAGCCAAGAAGCATATTTGACAGTATCATTAACTGATACCAAACAGTTTTCAATAAAAAGAGCAGATGAGTCAGCATGGTAGAGATCATAAACTTGATCTTGCCAATCTCGAAGTGCTTCTCATTGAAAAACTACTTTACTAGTCATTATCatttatcaaacaacaaaaacaataataaaaaatacctCTAATATACTTACAAGAAAATGAACaggtaaatatttttttctatacttTCTTTGGGATACCTTATTGACTTCAGGTTCTCAAGACAAGCCAAAAAAAATTTCCAAGGGCCATCCACAGTACAGAAGTGAAAAAAGGTACCAGATCAATATAGCCCTCAAATTTTGTCTAAGAATTGAAGTCTAAAAGGCAACATACACTCTCACTCCAATTTAAGACGGATAATAATAACTGACAAATGCCAGATTACTAAAACATTTTGGTTTGGtcacttgaaaattttatatCATAATATTTTCTTGTTTTCCATAAGCACATACTAAAAATTTATACAACAATGAACATCCACAGTAGAAGTTtgtaatatataaattgaaatttcACCGATAAACTGTGGTAAAAAAAACCTAACCTGTATTTCAGTTGCTGGATCTGCATGCTGCTCATTCAATAAATATATAAGTCCTGTCAGCCAGCCTAATCAATAGAAAATAAGAATGGAGAGATAAACCTCAAGATAAAACACAATCACACAGTTAAAACTAAATTAGCAAGTCAGGACAACTAAACTGCAGACAAACCTATGCATCCTTTTAATAGCTAACTGAGCCAGATTTGGAAGCTTTTATAGTGCATGAAGCATATCAAATGTAACCATGCATACAAGCACACAAGCACAAAAAGCTCAAACTCCAACAAGGAACAAGGGATCTCCACATCTCAAATTTGAAAAAAGTAATAGGTGCAACTGTGCAAGATGTTGCGTGTACTGTAGCCTACTGAAGATGACTATGGTCAGGCAACAGGCTCCAAACCACACTTATAACTGATGAGCTAAACATGAGCAAGCTAAAACTCAATCGTATGGGGCATGCATCTGAAGTACTTTCAAGCACAtaatttttaatatgaaattgaatcccTCCCCTCAAATTCAATTTCCATACAACTTTGAGTTTCCAAAATTAATAAACCAAATATTTTTACGTTTGAAATATTCCACCCATATGAATGACTAAATTCCAATTCAATTAATAAAAGGATCATTGGAAACAAAATTCCAAAGTGATATTCTGGCATTGAAATAGATTTAGGCAACAAGAAATATTAATCAAACATAACTTAGAGATCCAATATTACATATTACAAAAGTAGCACATGTGAAAAAGAAATTCAACCACTAGCATGCTAATCCATCCACTGAAGGCTTTATCAAAGGTACTTGCAGGAAGCCTTCCAATAGGGGAAAAAAATCTAACACTAAAAGTCAGAAAAAGGACATATCTGATTAAGGAAAGAAGAAATTGACCTTCTTATCTAGTCTCCAATTAGTTGGATGCCTCCAACAAATTGCTCTCCCTGGTTTGTCCTTCAAATGAATCACTGCATCCGGCCATGGGGAGCACTTATCATGAGATGCCATCGTACAACATACACATCGCCATTGTAATCTCTGTCTGCAAACGAAGCATACCTATTCATTGAAAATGTCAAGAATATAAGCAAACTGCAACCAATAATTATGAGCATGTTTCAGAAAAGATTATTGTATATGACGGCGTTTGGAGATTTAATcctttgaatttatattaaaatttgtagCATTaagtaaaatacatatttttattaattttttgctATATTAATACTTATTTGGTATTAAAGTTActtattaaacattttaattttaaattttaatgcaaCCAACTGGCTCCACTGGTTAGGATGAACCTTTGAACTGTCAACCGGAGGCCTCACTAGTTTGACCTCCTGTCAATTTTTTCCGAAAATTGATTTTAACATTGTAAAATCTTGAAATTTAGGGTTGTCTCAAAATAGAGGAAGTACTTATTCAAAAAGAACATGTCACCCTTCTGTAGTTACTATGTTTACAGTACAGCATTCCCAGCATCATGGGAACAATTGGGGGAGGGGGGTGGGACCAGGCAGACTTTAATCAAACAACAATAAGAAGACAGGTGTAAAGAAGGTAAATGCACACAACCAAAAACTAAAACATCAAAAAAAAATGTACCAGTATTCCTGTCTAGtcaaaagaaaattataatttgCAAATACGCGTATGTATGCATGCATATCTATGAATATCTGCCTGTCACCCCTTTTTCCCTTCTCTACTTTGCAAATGACTAACCAAAGAAAATCAAGAATGTAAACAATAAATTAGTAGATGCTGATATTACATGCTGTGGACACTGGAATTTTTTTGGGTTGGACATCCTAAAACTTTCTTCGGCACATGTTTTGTGATAAACTCCTTGACAACCACGAACTGAGCATAGGACCTCTTCCCCAGGATAGATGAGCTTATGGCAATCAAGACATTCAACCTGAGATGAATTTTCAAAATGAAGGAAAAGACAGAAGTAAACAAATAGTCAAATATCAACCTgcttattaaaaacaaaaatataagttCCCATGAACACAAAACCCGAAGACaagacaataaataaataatcttgAATGGCAAAATAAGATAACTACAACACCTACTTTGCACACCAAACATTACATATTTAGTTCCTCCTAAACTGATTTTTACCATTGATTACAGATCTCCAAAACCtgtttatacaaaaaaaaaagcagtACAAGGGCAGAAAAGTAATAGATTGTTCACTTTCACCAGTAAGAAGAAACCAACTAATATCAAAGAGTCTGTAATGAGGCTTTAATAGTACAGTCTCAGCATATCAGGAAATTAGAAAAGAATTTATAATCTCTCAAGAAATATTTACacaattttaattctctatccaAAGGGAAAAAGTCCAGCAAAGTATAGGCGCTATCTGCACAAGTCATATTTTGGATGCTTTGTAGGCTGAACTTATGTTAGGAAAGTCCATTAGTTCTCTTCTCTAATTAAGGCTTAAGTTTCTCGATTGCAATTTCATTTCAgttgatttctttcttttctagaaTAGGTTTCCAACCTATGTGATAAGATTACACTCTTATGACAAAACATTACACTCTTTCAACTTTTTATGACAAAATCGCAATAACAGTGAATTGCCTCAATATTTACCATTATCATCTATCAAGCATAATGAACTAGCACCTACTCTCTATTCTGTATATATACAATACATGGGTCTCATCAGCAAACAAAACTTGTATACAGATCTCCCTATCTCACATATTTGCTCTCAATGTCATTTTTCAAATACCTTACTTCCTCTTTCAAGTATCCTACTCCAAACTATTTTCACCTCACAGCAATCAATATCAAGGTCCACATCAATCCTAATTTTGCCACATCAACACCATTCTGAATCACTTGTTTGCCACATTCCGTCACCAATTCACAATACACAAAGTATCAAAAGGAGTTCTTGACCATGCTACGGATGAACTTGGCAGAAAATTAGCATAACATGCAGACAATATCATAGAAAttattggaaaaagaaaaacattaatTCTAGAGCGGCTACATTTGCTTGTGTGAACAAAACAATATCAAACCAAATAGGCCAGATATCCATTCTCAAAATAACCTAACATCTCTATCTACCATCTTGTCTAACTATTTTCTCTCACACAATTTCTAAGGACTTAACATGACCCATGTAATTGAATTGCCATCCAAGCAACAAAAGATAGATACAAGAAAAGCAGATTTTTTCTAACATTAATTGTTTCATGTACAGTAACACATTTTCACGTTttacaaactcaacattttttaCTTGGATTACTTTCTGCCATTTTCAGTACGCCGattgattatttaaaaaaaatccttatttCGCCAAACAGCAAAAGAATCAATAAAGAAGAAAGACACATACCAATCTCTTAGCCCCAACGAGAAACGGAAGAAAATAGCAGGACTTGGGGAGACCAGATTCCATCTTCCTATGAACCCAATCCCTCAAATAATCCTGCAAAGCTTTACCATTAGACcctttcttcaccttcttcaaaACCCTTATCCCACTCCCATTACAGTTCACGCGTTTTGGGACCAATCTCTGGTCCCACTTACAGTTTACGGGTAGGGTTTTGAGTTTGGGAGAGTCAAAAGCATCAATAGAATCGGCAGAGTCAACAGAAAGAAGCTTCAAATTAGGGcaaggagagagagagagagatgaagAGTGAGAAAGATTTCCAAGGCCAGgcatttttcagtttttttttttaaagcaatTGGAAGAAAATGAAAACCCTAGATTTTTATGAGGGGGAGAGAAAGGGA
This region includes:
- the LOC107937178 gene encoding histone-lysine N-methyltransferase ASHR3, yielding MPGLGNLSHSSSLSLSPCPNLKLLSVDSADSIDAFDSPKLKTLPVNCKWDQRLVPKRVNCNGSGIRVLKKVKKGSNGKALQDYLRDWVHRKMESGLPKSCYFLPFLVGAKRLVECLDCHKLIYPGEEVLCSVRGCQGVYHKTCAEESFRMSNPKKFQCPQHVCFVCRQRLQWRCVCCTMASHDKCSPWPDAVIHLKDKPGRAICWRHPTNWRLDKKHADPATEIQEIFCQLPLPYMDEEFKLDLTWRDLIENKLVPPPYVHIKRNVYLVKKKRDDVVDDIGCTSCSSTCSEDCVCRVQCISCSKACRCPESCTNRPFSKEKKIRIVKTELCGWGVEAAEPIKKGDFVIEYIGEVIDDAQCEKRLWDMKHKGVKNFYMCEIRKDFTIDATFKGNTSRFLNHSCDPNCVLEKWQVEGETRVGVFAARSIKVGEPLTYDYRFVQFGPEVRCHCGASNCQGYLGTKRKIVKLDLCWGSKRRRTSTACLAIITV